The Oncorhynchus tshawytscha isolate Ot180627B linkage group LG32, Otsh_v2.0, whole genome shotgun sequence genome includes a region encoding these proteins:
- the LOC112230379 gene encoding sprouty-related, EVH1 domain-containing protein 2 isoform X3, which translates to MTEETHPDDDSYIVRVKAVVMTRDDSSGGWLAQDGGCLSRVGVCKVLSAELLGRSSFLIHGERLKDKQVILECFLKKDLVYTKATPTFHHWKVDNKKCGLTFQSPADARAFDRGVRKAMEDLTEGSTTSSSTIQNEAELGDDDVFTNATDSSSNSSHSQKKEPLQLQTLAPPSFCEPRRHHCILGHFYDQHRPSDHYFLDQVGGWGTTVAKSVPMFPRHVSFQVEEEEIVRINPRERTWLTGYEDYRHATATRDKLTQHPEDAYVHFAKSEPPKHDYTYPYPLGLDPHQHARDPKIGCVDRLGGGGLIGGHRAVVTAQPRTLQLKGKRRKEDGERSRCVYCRDMFNHEENRRGRCQEAPDPIQTCIHRVSFMWCADSLLYHCMSDPEGDYSDPCSCDTSDERFCLRWLALVGLSLLAPCMCCYAPLRACYRCGVACHCCGGKHKAVG; encoded by the exons ATGACCGAGGAAACACACCCAGACGA TGACAGCTACATTGTGCGTGTCAAAGCGGTGGTCATGACCCGGGACGACTCGAGTGGCGGTTGGCTGGCCCAGGACGGTGGGTGCCTCAGCCGTGTGGGCGTGTGCAAGGTGCTGTCGGCCGAGCTGCTGGGCCGAAGCAGCTTCCTCATCCACGGCGAGCGCCTCAAAGACAAACAG GTGATTCTGGAATGCTTCCTGAAGAAGGATCTGGTGTACACCAAGGCCACGCCCACATTTCACCACTGGAAAGTGGACAACAAGAAGTGTGGCTTGACGTTCCAGAGCCCGGCCGACGCACGTGCCTTCGACCGTGGGGTCAGGAAAGCCATGGAGGATCTGACGGAAG GATCTACCACCTCTTCTTCGACCATCCAGAACGAGGCCGAGTTGGGTGACGACGATGTTTTCACT AATGCCACCGACAGCTCGTCCAACTCCTCCCACTCCCAGAAGAAGGAGCCCCTGCAGCTGCAGACCCTGGCCCCGCCCAGCTTCTGCGAGCCGCGCCGCCACCACTGCATCCTGGGCCACTTCTACGACCAGCACCGACCCTCGGACCACTACTTCCTGGATCAGGTGGGTGGCTGGGGGACGACAGTGGCGAAG TCGGTTCCCATGTTCCCACGCCACGTCAGCTtccaggtggaggaggaggagatcgtGCGCATCAACCCTCGCGAGCGGACCTGGCTGACTGGGTACGAGGACTACCGGCACGCCACCGCCACGCGCGACAAGCTCACCCAGCACCCCGAGGACGCCTACGTGCACTTCGCCAAGAGCGAGCCGCCTAAGCACGACTACACCTACCCTTACCCCCTGGGCCTTGATCCCCACCAGCATGCAAGGGACCCCAAGATAGGCTGCGTGGACCGACTAGGTGGGGGTGGACTTATCGGGGGACACAGGGCGGTGGTCACAGCCCAGCCCCGCACTCTCCAGCTCAAGGGCAAGCGGCGGAAGGAGGACGGCGAGCGCTCGCGCTGCGTCTACTGCCGGGACATGTTCAACCACGAGGAGAACAGGCGCGGGCGGTGCCAGGAGGCGCCGGACCCAATCCAGACGTGCATCCACCGGGTCAGCTTCATGTGGTGCGCGGACAGCCTGCTCTACCACTGCATGTCAGACCCGGAGGGCGACTACTCGGACCCGTGCTCGTGCGACACCAGCGATGAGCGCTTCTGCCTGCGCTGGTTGGCCCTGGTTGGGCTGTCGCTGCTGGCCCCCTGCATGTGCTGCTATGCCCCCCTGCGCGCCTGCTACCGCTGCGGGGTGGCCTGCCACTGCTGCGGGGGCAAGCACAAAGCTGTGGGCTGA
- the LOC112230379 gene encoding sprouty-related, EVH1 domain-containing protein 2 isoform X1, giving the protein MTEETHPDDDSYIVRVKAVVMTRDDSSGGWLAQDGGCLSRVGVCKVLSAELLGRSSFLIHGERLKDKQVILECFLKKDLVYTKATPTFHHWKVDNKKCGLTFQSPADARAFDRGVRKAMEDLTEGTGGEGEDYEGCVSMLLNGSTTSSSTIQNEAELGDDDVFTNATDSSSNSSHSQKKEPLQLQTLAPPSFCEPRRHHCILGHFYDQHRPSDHYFLDQVGGWGTTVAKSVPMFPRHVSFQVEEEEIVRINPRERTWLTGYEDYRHATATRDKLTQHPEDAYVHFAKSEPPKHDYTYPYPLGLDPHQHARDPKIGCVDRLGGGGLIGGHRAVVTAQPRTLQLKGKRRKEDGERSRCVYCRDMFNHEENRRGRCQEAPDPIQTCIHRVSFMWCADSLLYHCMSDPEGDYSDPCSCDTSDERFCLRWLALVGLSLLAPCMCCYAPLRACYRCGVACHCCGGKHKAVG; this is encoded by the exons ATGACCGAGGAAACACACCCAGACGA TGACAGCTACATTGTGCGTGTCAAAGCGGTGGTCATGACCCGGGACGACTCGAGTGGCGGTTGGCTGGCCCAGGACGGTGGGTGCCTCAGCCGTGTGGGCGTGTGCAAGGTGCTGTCGGCCGAGCTGCTGGGCCGAAGCAGCTTCCTCATCCACGGCGAGCGCCTCAAAGACAAACAG GTGATTCTGGAATGCTTCCTGAAGAAGGATCTGGTGTACACCAAGGCCACGCCCACATTTCACCACTGGAAAGTGGACAACAAGAAGTGTGGCTTGACGTTCCAGAGCCCGGCCGACGCACGTGCCTTCGACCGTGGGGTCAGGAAAGCCATGGAGGATCTGACGGAAGGTACGGGAGGGGAAGGCGAGGACTATGAGGGCTGTGTCTCAATGCTCTTGAATG GATCTACCACCTCTTCTTCGACCATCCAGAACGAGGCCGAGTTGGGTGACGACGATGTTTTCACT AATGCCACCGACAGCTCGTCCAACTCCTCCCACTCCCAGAAGAAGGAGCCCCTGCAGCTGCAGACCCTGGCCCCGCCCAGCTTCTGCGAGCCGCGCCGCCACCACTGCATCCTGGGCCACTTCTACGACCAGCACCGACCCTCGGACCACTACTTCCTGGATCAGGTGGGTGGCTGGGGGACGACAGTGGCGAAG TCGGTTCCCATGTTCCCACGCCACGTCAGCTtccaggtggaggaggaggagatcgtGCGCATCAACCCTCGCGAGCGGACCTGGCTGACTGGGTACGAGGACTACCGGCACGCCACCGCCACGCGCGACAAGCTCACCCAGCACCCCGAGGACGCCTACGTGCACTTCGCCAAGAGCGAGCCGCCTAAGCACGACTACACCTACCCTTACCCCCTGGGCCTTGATCCCCACCAGCATGCAAGGGACCCCAAGATAGGCTGCGTGGACCGACTAGGTGGGGGTGGACTTATCGGGGGACACAGGGCGGTGGTCACAGCCCAGCCCCGCACTCTCCAGCTCAAGGGCAAGCGGCGGAAGGAGGACGGCGAGCGCTCGCGCTGCGTCTACTGCCGGGACATGTTCAACCACGAGGAGAACAGGCGCGGGCGGTGCCAGGAGGCGCCGGACCCAATCCAGACGTGCATCCACCGGGTCAGCTTCATGTGGTGCGCGGACAGCCTGCTCTACCACTGCATGTCAGACCCGGAGGGCGACTACTCGGACCCGTGCTCGTGCGACACCAGCGATGAGCGCTTCTGCCTGCGCTGGTTGGCCCTGGTTGGGCTGTCGCTGCTGGCCCCCTGCATGTGCTGCTATGCCCCCCTGCGCGCCTGCTACCGCTGCGGGGTGGCCTGCCACTGCTGCGGGGGCAAGCACAAAGCTGTGGGCTGA
- the LOC112230379 gene encoding sprouty-related, EVH1 domain-containing protein 2 isoform X2, with translation MTEETHPDDDSYIVRVKAVVMTRDDSSGGWLAQDGGCLSRVGVCKVLSAELLGRSSFLIHGERLKDKQVILECFLKKDLVYTKATPTFHHWKVDNKKCGLTFQSPADARAFDRGVRKAMEDLTEGTGGEGEDYEGCVSMLLNGSTTSSSTIQNEAELGDDDVFTNATDSSSNSSHSQKKEPLQLQTLAPPSFCEPRRHHCILGHFYDQHRPSDHYFLDQSVPMFPRHVSFQVEEEEIVRINPRERTWLTGYEDYRHATATRDKLTQHPEDAYVHFAKSEPPKHDYTYPYPLGLDPHQHARDPKIGCVDRLGGGGLIGGHRAVVTAQPRTLQLKGKRRKEDGERSRCVYCRDMFNHEENRRGRCQEAPDPIQTCIHRVSFMWCADSLLYHCMSDPEGDYSDPCSCDTSDERFCLRWLALVGLSLLAPCMCCYAPLRACYRCGVACHCCGGKHKAVG, from the exons ATGACCGAGGAAACACACCCAGACGA TGACAGCTACATTGTGCGTGTCAAAGCGGTGGTCATGACCCGGGACGACTCGAGTGGCGGTTGGCTGGCCCAGGACGGTGGGTGCCTCAGCCGTGTGGGCGTGTGCAAGGTGCTGTCGGCCGAGCTGCTGGGCCGAAGCAGCTTCCTCATCCACGGCGAGCGCCTCAAAGACAAACAG GTGATTCTGGAATGCTTCCTGAAGAAGGATCTGGTGTACACCAAGGCCACGCCCACATTTCACCACTGGAAAGTGGACAACAAGAAGTGTGGCTTGACGTTCCAGAGCCCGGCCGACGCACGTGCCTTCGACCGTGGGGTCAGGAAAGCCATGGAGGATCTGACGGAAGGTACGGGAGGGGAAGGCGAGGACTATGAGGGCTGTGTCTCAATGCTCTTGAATG GATCTACCACCTCTTCTTCGACCATCCAGAACGAGGCCGAGTTGGGTGACGACGATGTTTTCACT AATGCCACCGACAGCTCGTCCAACTCCTCCCACTCCCAGAAGAAGGAGCCCCTGCAGCTGCAGACCCTGGCCCCGCCCAGCTTCTGCGAGCCGCGCCGCCACCACTGCATCCTGGGCCACTTCTACGACCAGCACCGACCCTCGGACCACTACTTCCTGGATCAG TCGGTTCCCATGTTCCCACGCCACGTCAGCTtccaggtggaggaggaggagatcgtGCGCATCAACCCTCGCGAGCGGACCTGGCTGACTGGGTACGAGGACTACCGGCACGCCACCGCCACGCGCGACAAGCTCACCCAGCACCCCGAGGACGCCTACGTGCACTTCGCCAAGAGCGAGCCGCCTAAGCACGACTACACCTACCCTTACCCCCTGGGCCTTGATCCCCACCAGCATGCAAGGGACCCCAAGATAGGCTGCGTGGACCGACTAGGTGGGGGTGGACTTATCGGGGGACACAGGGCGGTGGTCACAGCCCAGCCCCGCACTCTCCAGCTCAAGGGCAAGCGGCGGAAGGAGGACGGCGAGCGCTCGCGCTGCGTCTACTGCCGGGACATGTTCAACCACGAGGAGAACAGGCGCGGGCGGTGCCAGGAGGCGCCGGACCCAATCCAGACGTGCATCCACCGGGTCAGCTTCATGTGGTGCGCGGACAGCCTGCTCTACCACTGCATGTCAGACCCGGAGGGCGACTACTCGGACCCGTGCTCGTGCGACACCAGCGATGAGCGCTTCTGCCTGCGCTGGTTGGCCCTGGTTGGGCTGTCGCTGCTGGCCCCCTGCATGTGCTGCTATGCCCCCCTGCGCGCCTGCTACCGCTGCGGGGTGGCCTGCCACTGCTGCGGGGGCAAGCACAAAGCTGTGGGCTGA
- the LOC112230379 gene encoding sprouty-related, EVH1 domain-containing protein 2 isoform X4, translated as MTEETHPDDDSYIVRVKAVVMTRDDSSGGWLAQDGGCLSRVGVCKVLSAELLGRSSFLIHGERLKDKQVILECFLKKDLVYTKATPTFHHWKVDNKKCGLTFQSPADARAFDRGVRKAMEDLTEGSTTSSSTIQNEAELGDDDVFTNATDSSSNSSHSQKKEPLQLQTLAPPSFCEPRRHHCILGHFYDQHRPSDHYFLDQSVPMFPRHVSFQVEEEEIVRINPRERTWLTGYEDYRHATATRDKLTQHPEDAYVHFAKSEPPKHDYTYPYPLGLDPHQHARDPKIGCVDRLGGGGLIGGHRAVVTAQPRTLQLKGKRRKEDGERSRCVYCRDMFNHEENRRGRCQEAPDPIQTCIHRVSFMWCADSLLYHCMSDPEGDYSDPCSCDTSDERFCLRWLALVGLSLLAPCMCCYAPLRACYRCGVACHCCGGKHKAVG; from the exons ATGACCGAGGAAACACACCCAGACGA TGACAGCTACATTGTGCGTGTCAAAGCGGTGGTCATGACCCGGGACGACTCGAGTGGCGGTTGGCTGGCCCAGGACGGTGGGTGCCTCAGCCGTGTGGGCGTGTGCAAGGTGCTGTCGGCCGAGCTGCTGGGCCGAAGCAGCTTCCTCATCCACGGCGAGCGCCTCAAAGACAAACAG GTGATTCTGGAATGCTTCCTGAAGAAGGATCTGGTGTACACCAAGGCCACGCCCACATTTCACCACTGGAAAGTGGACAACAAGAAGTGTGGCTTGACGTTCCAGAGCCCGGCCGACGCACGTGCCTTCGACCGTGGGGTCAGGAAAGCCATGGAGGATCTGACGGAAG GATCTACCACCTCTTCTTCGACCATCCAGAACGAGGCCGAGTTGGGTGACGACGATGTTTTCACT AATGCCACCGACAGCTCGTCCAACTCCTCCCACTCCCAGAAGAAGGAGCCCCTGCAGCTGCAGACCCTGGCCCCGCCCAGCTTCTGCGAGCCGCGCCGCCACCACTGCATCCTGGGCCACTTCTACGACCAGCACCGACCCTCGGACCACTACTTCCTGGATCAG TCGGTTCCCATGTTCCCACGCCACGTCAGCTtccaggtggaggaggaggagatcgtGCGCATCAACCCTCGCGAGCGGACCTGGCTGACTGGGTACGAGGACTACCGGCACGCCACCGCCACGCGCGACAAGCTCACCCAGCACCCCGAGGACGCCTACGTGCACTTCGCCAAGAGCGAGCCGCCTAAGCACGACTACACCTACCCTTACCCCCTGGGCCTTGATCCCCACCAGCATGCAAGGGACCCCAAGATAGGCTGCGTGGACCGACTAGGTGGGGGTGGACTTATCGGGGGACACAGGGCGGTGGTCACAGCCCAGCCCCGCACTCTCCAGCTCAAGGGCAAGCGGCGGAAGGAGGACGGCGAGCGCTCGCGCTGCGTCTACTGCCGGGACATGTTCAACCACGAGGAGAACAGGCGCGGGCGGTGCCAGGAGGCGCCGGACCCAATCCAGACGTGCATCCACCGGGTCAGCTTCATGTGGTGCGCGGACAGCCTGCTCTACCACTGCATGTCAGACCCGGAGGGCGACTACTCGGACCCGTGCTCGTGCGACACCAGCGATGAGCGCTTCTGCCTGCGCTGGTTGGCCCTGGTTGGGCTGTCGCTGCTGGCCCCCTGCATGTGCTGCTATGCCCCCCTGCGCGCCTGCTACCGCTGCGGGGTGGCCTGCCACTGCTGCGGGGGCAAGCACAAAGCTGTGGGCTGA